A DNA window from Helianthus annuus cultivar XRQ/B chromosome 15, HanXRQr2.0-SUNRISE, whole genome shotgun sequence contains the following coding sequences:
- the LOC110912179 gene encoding RHOMBOID-like protein 2 → MMSGDDLERRGRQKDSNPTENYASYSRTETQWTSWLIPVFVVVNIAVFVVIMYVNDCPKHNRMRADGKCVARFLGRFSFQPLKENPLFGASSNTLEKLGALQWQKIVHGHQAWRLITANWLHAGLIHLVANMLSLVLIGIRLEQQFGFLRVGVIYLLSGFGGSVLSALFIQRNISVGASGALFGLLGTMLSELFTNWTIYSNKAAALFTLVIIVVVNLAVGILPFVDNFAHIGGFATGFLLGFILLPRPQFGWLERHNLPAEVRVKSKYKAYQYALGLLALALLVAGFTVGLVMLFHGENGYKRCHWCRYLNCVPTSKWECNRS, encoded by the exons ATGATGTCTGGAGATGATTTGGAGCGTCGGGGAAGACAAAAAGACAGTAACCCAACTGAGAATTATGCTTCTTATTCGCGTACGGAAACTCAGTGGACTTCGTGGTTGATTCCGGTGTTTGTGGTGGTTAATATTGCTGTTTTTGTGGTGATTATGTACGTCAATGATTGCCCAAAGCATAATCGGATGCGGGCTGATGGGAAGTGTGTTGCGAGGTTTCTTGGTCGGTTCTCGTTTCAGCCGCTTAAGGAGAATCCTCTCTTTGGCGCTTCGTCGAACAC ATTAGAGAAGCTTGGAGCTCTTCAATGGCAGAAAATAGTCCATGGACATCAAGCATGGAGGCTCATCACCGCTAACTGGTTACATGCCGGTTTGATTCATCTTGTTGCTAATATGCTAAGCCTCGTACTCATCGGGATTCGACTTGAGCAGCAGTTTGGATTTT TACGCGTAGGAGTGATCTATTTATTGTCGGGCTTTGGCGGGAGTGTTCTTTCGGCTTTATTTATTCAACGAAACATCTCTGTTGGTGCCTCCGGGGCTCTGTTCGGGTTGCTCGGGACAATGCTCTCTGAACTTTTTACAAACTGGACTATATACTCCAACAAG gCTGCAGCACTGTTTACTCTTGTAATCATAGTTGTGGTCAATCTAGCAGTGGGAATTCTGCCGTTTGTCGATAATTTCGCGCACATTGGTGGTTTCGCGACGGGTTTCCTTCTTGGTTTTATTTTACTACCTCGTCCGCAGTTCGGATGGTTGGAAAGGCACAATCTTCCAGCTGAAGTTCGTGTCAAATCCAAATACAAAGCCTATCAATATGCGCTCGGTTTGCTTGCGTTAGCACTCCTAGTTGCAGG GTTTACGGTTGGTTTGGTGATGCTGTTTCACGGAGAAAACGGATACAAACGTTGCCACTGGTGTCGCTACTTGAACTGCGTACCGACTTCAAAATGGGAATGCAATAGGTCATAG
- the LOC110912178 gene encoding expansin-A4: MASSLNVIICGHWFLLVISPYAYANMINPVSRTKNQNHPKHLNHPNPIWKNAHATFYGGSDGTQGMGGACGYEDVKQKGYGTQNTALSQALFNNGQTCGACFEIKCVNNNRWCKPGSPPLVVTATNLCPPNLNLPSNNGGWCNPPNEHFDLSQPSFLQIAEYKAGITPIQYRRVPCAKKGGIRFTITGNPYHTMVLVWNVGGAGDVTCMEVKGHECKKWNTMSRNWGQVWVTSVVLVGQSLSFRVRTSDGRTTTSLNVAPRNWQFGQTFEGTNFK; this comes from the exons ATGGCATCATCTTTGAATGTCATCATTTGTGGCCATTGGTTTCTCCTTGTTATTTCTCCCTATGCATATGCAAACATGATCAATCCTGTTTCACGAACCAAGAACCAAAACCACCCTAAGCACCTAAACCACCCCAACCCCATATGGAAGAATGCTCATGCCACTTTCTATGGAGGAAGTGACGGCACGCAGGGAATGG GGGGTGCGTGTGGTTACGAGGATGTGAAACAGAAGGGATATGGCACGCAAAACACCGCATTGAGCCAAGCCTTGTTCAACAACGGCCAAACATGTGGGGCTTGTTTCGAAATCAAATGTGTCAACAACAACCGATGGTGTAAGCCCGGGAGTCCACCTCTCGTCGTCACAGCCACCAACTTATGCCCGCCAAACTTAAATCTACCAAGCAATAATGGTGGGTGGTGTAACCCCCCAAATGAGCATTTTGACTTGTCTCAACCATCGTTTCTACAAATAGCCGAGTACAAGGCTGGCATCACTCCCATCCAGTACAGAAg GGTTCCATGTGCTAAGAAAGGAGGAATAAGGTTTACAATAACCGGAAATCCTTATCACACAATGGTATTAGTATGGAACGTTGGGGGTGCAGGAGATGTTACTTGCATGGAAGTGAAGGGACATGAGTGCAAAAAGTGGAATACAATGAGTAGAAACTGGGGTCAAGTATGGGTGACTAGTGTTGTTTTAGTTGGTCAGTCACTTAGTTTTCGGGTTCGTACAAGTGATGGTCGAACCACAACCTCGTTGAACGTAGCCCCAAGAAATTGGCAGTTTGGTCAGACTTTCGAGGGAACTAACTTCAAGTAG
- the LOC110912180 gene encoding uncharacterized protein LOC110912180: MVENGAPPVVMVANKDEIMTKVDANIHNVMEMDVEATEKPSESSPMTTVALQEQKNASTSAGLDYLVSESSSYKCIPAEKTEENHLSFNLNDQIAPLEFHVESGIEAAPNIEHQFISSFPSHQMGTYENSNLQIHQSSLRNGLEEISIGLQLSEPELKRRKQYDEDA, encoded by the exons ATGGTGGAGAATGGAGCCCCACCTGTGGTAATGGTAGCAAACAAGGATGAAATTATGACAAAGGTGGATGCTAACATCCACAATGTTATGGAAATGGACGTCGAAGCAACCGAGAAGCCATCAGAATCAAGTCCCATGACAACAG TTGCACTGCAAGAACAAAAGAATGCATCAACATCAGCAGGGCTTGATTATCTAGTTAGCGAATCATCTTCTTACAAGTGTATACCAGCAGAAAAAACAGAAGAAAATCATCTATCGTTTAatttaaatgaccaaattgcccctCTAGAGTTCCATGTGGAAAGTGGTATCGAAGCAGCTCCTAACATTGAACATCAATTCATATCAAGCTTTCCTTCACATCAAATGGGGACGTATGAAAACTCAAATTTACAGATTCACCAGTCGTCGTTAAGAAACGGGTTGGAAGAAATATCCATCGGCTTGCAGTTGAGTGAACCTGAACTGAAGAGACGAAAGCAATATGATGAAGATGCCTAA